From the Hymenobacter yonginensis genome, one window contains:
- a CDS encoding DUF4145 domain-containing protein translates to MATTANITSETHNCGHCGNTSYMIKKGVIDDTVSEGDHKHGYYESGDFYRVLKCPNCLKINILTYFWHDSMDAEEDVNETLVYPQHQAFPVGLPAKILEYLTSAEKVKSIDVHAYALLLGRILEFVCYDRGAKSDKLYLMLEELAVKGDIPEKLVKVASGVRNFRNIGAHVGSGDLSTAELPIVRALLDAILTYIYSAEHLAAQAELKLSKIKKRRKV, encoded by the coding sequence ATGGCTACTACTGCAAACATCACCTCAGAAACCCATAACTGTGGTCACTGTGGTAACACCTCTTACATGATTAAGAAAGGGGTAATTGACGATACTGTGTCCGAAGGGGACCATAAACATGGGTATTATGAAAGTGGTGACTTTTACCGTGTACTCAAATGCCCTAACTGTTTGAAAATAAATATACTTACTTATTTCTGGCATGACTCGATGGATGCAGAAGAAGATGTAAATGAAACACTAGTTTATCCTCAACATCAGGCCTTTCCAGTAGGTCTTCCTGCTAAAATACTGGAGTACCTAACATCAGCTGAAAAAGTTAAATCAATCGATGTCCATGCCTATGCTTTGTTACTGGGCCGAATTTTAGAATTCGTTTGCTACGACAGGGGGGCTAAGAGTGACAAACTTTATCTGATGCTTGAAGAGCTAGCTGTTAAAGGCGACATCCCGGAGAAGCTAGTGAAAGTAGCCAGTGGTGTCCGCAACTTTAGAAATATCGGAGCTCATGTTGGCTCTGGTGACCTGAGTACAGCAGAACTACCAATTGTCAGAGCCCTGTTGGATGCAATACTAACCTATATATATAGCGCTGAGCATCTTGCTGCTCAAGCTGAATTGAAACTTAGCAAGATAAAGAAGCGACGAAAGGTTTGA